Proteins from one Desulfitobacterium chlororespirans DSM 11544 genomic window:
- a CDS encoding 4Fe-4S dicluster domain-containing protein, which produces MSNKQYGMLIDTTRCVGCQTCVIGCKINHKVPGDAHWSSVETIGSRIMYQPAGKYPNPVLAFRPRLCNHCADPACVKNCPTGAMHKDDNGLVSVNQDVCIGCKYCVWTCPYDAPEFDTEKKVMSKCTFCMELIAKGEKPYCVESCPGEARIFGVISDPDSEISRLIAAKHAQPFLPKFGTGPSVYYV; this is translated from the coding sequence ATGTCCAATAAACAATACGGAATGTTGATTGACACCACAAGATGTGTAGGCTGCCAAACTTGTGTCATCGGCTGTAAAATCAATCATAAAGTCCCGGGAGACGCTCATTGGAGCAGTGTGGAGACGATCGGCAGCCGGATCATGTATCAACCGGCCGGAAAATACCCGAATCCGGTGCTGGCCTTCCGGCCCCGGCTGTGCAATCATTGTGCAGATCCGGCCTGCGTTAAGAATTGTCCGACAGGAGCGATGCACAAGGACGATAACGGGCTGGTTTCAGTCAATCAGGATGTCTGCATCGGCTGTAAATATTGTGTCTGGACTTGTCCCTACGATGCCCCGGAATTTGATACAGAGAAAAAAGTGATGAGCAAATGCACCTTTTGCATGGAACTCATTGCCAAGGGTGAAAAACCCTATTGTGTGGAATCCTGTCCCGGGGAGGCGCGGATCTTTGGGGTGATCAGCGATCCGGACAGTGAGATTTCCCGTCTTATCGCCGCCAAACACGCCCAGCCCTTTTTGCCGAAATTCGGAACCGGGCCGTCCGTTTATTATGTGTAG